GTGCCGTTTGCAGCCCGCCAGGACATCCGACGATGGTCTTCGACTCCTTCGACATCAAATCCCTCATCCGCCCCGTGATCGACTTCCCGAAACCAGGCGTGATCTTTCGCGACATCACCCCGCTGTTCCAGTCGCCCAAGGCCCTGCGCCTGGTGATGGACAGCTTTGCCCATCGTTACGTCGAGGCTGACTTCACCCACATCGGCGCCATGGATGCCCGTGGTTTCCTGATTGGTTCGGTGCTGGCCTATCAGCTGAACAAGCCGCTGGTCTTGTTCCGCAAGCAAGGCAAGTTGCCGGCCGACGTGCTAGCCGAGGGCTATGCGACCGAATACGGCGAAGCCTTCCTCGAAGTGCATGCTGACAGCTTGTGCGAGGGCGATTCGGTGGTGATGTTCGATGACCTGATCGCCACCGGCGGCACCCTGATTGCGGCGGCGAACCTGATTCGACGCATGGGTGCGCGGGTGCATGAAGCGGCGGCGATTATCGATTTGCCGGAGTTGGGCGGCTCGCAGCGCCTGGAAGATATGGGGATTCCGACTTTTTGCCTGACGCAGTTTGCCCTTACCGATAAGTAAGCAGCGACGGTGCTGACGCGATCGCTGGCAAGCCAGCTCCTACAAAAGTTTTGTATTCGATAGAACCTCTGTAGGAGCTGACTTGCCAGCGATGGCGTCATCCACCACACCACCCACTACAAACCCATCTGCTTACTGATGATCTCGTTCATCACTTCCCGCGTCCCCCCGCCGATCGACAGAATCCGGTTATCCCGATACAACCGCTCCACCAGACTCTCGCGCATGTAACCCATCCCCCCCAGAATCTGCACCGCATCGGTGGTGATCCGGTCAGCCGTGTCAGTGGCAAAGTTCTTGGCCATGGAAATCTCCTTGATCACACTCTGCCCCGCCGCCATTTTCGCTGCCTGGCGGTAGGTGAATTCCCTTGAGACTTCCAGCTCGGTGGCCATTTCCGCGAGACGGTGCTTGATCACCTGGAACTTGCCGATGGGTTTGCCGAAGGCTTCACGCTGGCGTGCCCATTTCAGGCTTTCCTCCAGCGCCAGTTGCGCAGTCATGTTGGCCATCAGAGCCAAAGCCAGGCGCTCGCTCTGGAAGTTGCCCATGATGCAGGCGAAGCCCATGTTTTCGCTGCCGATCAGATTGCCTACAGGCACCCGGCAATCATCGAAGAATAATTCAGCCGTATCCGACGCCCACCAACCCATTTTCTTCAGTTGCCGTCCCACTGTGAAACCGGGCGTGCCTTTTTCGATCATTAACAGGCTGATGCCAGCGAAACCCGGCTCGCCGGTACGCACCGCGACGGTGTAATAGTCCGCGCGCACGCCGCTGGTGATAAAGGTTTTACTGCCGCTGACACGATAAAAGTCACCGTCACGCACGGCGCGAGTTTGCAGGTTGGCGACGTCGGAACCGCCGCCAGGCTCGGTGATGGCCAAGGCACTGATTTTCTCGCCGGACAACACCTGTGGCACAACCCGATCACGGACGTCCGGCGTGGCCCACTTGAGAATCGGTGGCAGGCCAATGTCCAGCGAACCAAGACCCGCCACCAGGCCCCCAGAGCCACAGCGCATCAGCTCTTCGCTGGCGGCGACCTTGGCGAACAGATCGCCTTCATGACTGCCACCGTATTGCTCCGGGTAGCCGATGCCGAGAATCCCAGCTGTTCCGGCCTTGAGATAAAGCTCGCGGGGAAAGCTTTCGTCTTCTTCCCACTGATCAATGTCCGGAAGGATCTCGCGTTCGACGAAACGGCTGACGCTGTCGCGGACCAATTGGTGGCTGGGATCGAAATATTCCTGAAAGGCAGGCATCGGCGAACTCCACTGAAGGGTTCAGCGACGTTAACCGAGCGCTTGCTTGGTTTTCAACAGGATTGTGTGAGCCGGAGAAACCGAGGCGCCTGTTTCGCCAGCAAGCCGGCTCCTACAGGATGTTTGAAATGTAGGAGCTGGCTTGCCAGCGATGGCGTTAGTGCAGACGCCACGATTACAGCGAAATAGGCTTACGCCCAGCAAACGAGTGCGCCAACGTTCCGCCATCCACCAACTCGAGCTCGCCGCCCAGCGGCACGCCGTGGGCAATGCGCGAAGCGATCAGGCCTTTGTTGCTGAGCAATTGCGCGATGTAGTGAGCCGTGGCCTCGCCTTCCACCGTCGGGTTGGTCGCGAGGATGACTTCGGCAAAGCTGCCCGCCTCTTCGATCCGCGCCATCAATTGAGGAATGCCGATCGCTTCCGGCCCCAGCCCGTCGAGCGGCGACAAATGCCCCTTAAGCACGAAGTAACGCCCGCGGAAGCCAGTCTGTTCCACGGCGTAGACGTCCATCGGCCCTTCCACCACACACAGCAAGGTGTCGTCGCGCCGCGTGTCGGCGCATTGCGGGCAAAGGTCATCTTCGGTCAGCGTGCGGCACAATCGACAGTGACCGACCCCATCCATCGCCTGGCTCAGGGCCTGCGCCAGTCGCGAGCCGCCGCTGCGATCACGCTCGAGCAACTGCAACGCCATGCGCTGGGCGGTTTTCTGACCCACGCCTGGCAAAACGCGCAGGGCATCAATCAGTTGGCGAATCAAAGGGCTGAAGCTCATGGGGAAAAAATCCGACAAAACAACGAGACGCGGTTTATACCCGCGCCTCTGTTTAGCGTCAAATGGCAGCGTCGATTAGTCAGTCCCGGGCAACCCGAATCACCAGTTTGCCGAAGTTGCGTCCTTCCAGTAGACCGATGAATGCTTCAGGCGCGTTCTCCAGGCCATCGACCACATCTTCGCGGAACTTGACCTTGCCATCCCGCACCCACGGCGCCATGGCGCTGACGAATTCCGGCTGGCGGTCGCCGTAGTCGTCAAACACGATGAAGCCCTGAATCCGCACACGCTTGGTCAGCAGTGTGCGCTGCAATAGAGGAAGACGATCCGGTCCGCTCGGCGCTTCGGTTGCATTGTAAGAAGCAATCAGGCCACACAACGGAATGCGCGCCTTGGGATTGAGCAATGGCAGCACGCCATCGAATACCTTGCCGCCGACGTTTTCGAAATAGATGTCGATGCCCTTGGGGCACGCCTTGGCCAATTCATCGGCGAAATCCGGGCTCTTGTGGTCGATACAGGCATCGAAGCCCAACTCTTCAACCACATAGCGGCACTTGTCCGCGCCGCCCGCCACGCCAACCACGCGTAACCCTTTGATCTTCGCCACCTGCCCGACCACCGAACCCACCGCACCAGATGCTGCGGCAACCACCAGTGTCTCGCCGGACTTCGGCTGCCCTATGTCCATCAAGCCCATGTACGCCGTCATGCCGGGCATGCCGAGCACGCCCAAGGCCATCGACGGGCTCGGCAGGCCGGACGGCACCGGGATGACGCTGCGACCGTCGTTGATACTGTGGCTCTGCCAGCCCGTGGCGCCGACCACCAGGTCGCCCTCCTGAAACTTCGGATGGAGCGAGCGTTCGACCCGGCTGACAGCACCACCGGTCATCACCCCGCCGATTTCCACCGGCGCCGCGTAGGACGGCGCGTCACTCATGCGCCCGCGCATGTAGGGGTCCAGCGACAGGAAAAGGGTCTTGAGCAGCACCTGACCGTCGGCCAGTTCGGGCAGCGCCACCCGCTCCAGGCGGAAATTTTCCGGCGTCGGAGCGCCTACGGGCCGGGAGGCCAGGACGATGCGTTGGTTGAGGGTCAGGGGGTCGGACATGGCAGCTCTCCTTGATGGATGAATAGGGTGGTTTAGGGAGAAGACCCTGGTGGCGGTGATGCGTTCGATGATTCGTCAGTTGTACCGAGGTGGCATCATCGCCAGCAGGCGGGCTCCCTGGCAGACACCACACCTCTACCCGCCAGAAACAAAAATGCCAGGCGCGATGCCTGGCATTTTTTGTAGCTCATCTGTCGCCTGATGGCGAATCAGAATGGCAGTTTCATTCCCGGTGGCAATTGCATGCCTGCGGTCATGCCGGACATTTTGTCCTGGCTGTTGGCTTCGATCTTGCGTACGGCGTCGTTGACTGCCGCAGCGAACACGGCTTCCAGCA
The Pseudomonas sp. MYb327 DNA segment above includes these coding regions:
- a CDS encoding adenine phosphoribosyltransferase, which gives rise to MVFDSFDIKSLIRPVIDFPKPGVIFRDITPLFQSPKALRLVMDSFAHRYVEADFTHIGAMDARGFLIGSVLAYQLNKPLVLFRKQGKLPADVLAEGYATEYGEAFLEVHADSLCEGDSVVMFDDLIATGGTLIAAANLIRRMGARVHEAAAIIDLPELGGSQRLEDMGIPTFCLTQFALTDK
- a CDS encoding NADP-dependent oxidoreductase, with protein sequence MSDPLTLNQRIVLASRPVGAPTPENFRLERVALPELADGQVLLKTLFLSLDPYMRGRMSDAPSYAAPVEIGGVMTGGAVSRVERSLHPKFQEGDLVVGATGWQSHSINDGRSVIPVPSGLPSPSMALGVLGMPGMTAYMGLMDIGQPKSGETLVVAAASGAVGSVVGQVAKIKGLRVVGVAGGADKCRYVVEELGFDACIDHKSPDFADELAKACPKGIDIYFENVGGKVFDGVLPLLNPKARIPLCGLIASYNATEAPSGPDRLPLLQRTLLTKRVRIQGFIVFDDYGDRQPEFVSAMAPWVRDGKVKFREDVVDGLENAPEAFIGLLEGRNFGKLVIRVARD
- the recR gene encoding recombination mediator RecR; the encoded protein is MSFSPLIRQLIDALRVLPGVGQKTAQRMALQLLERDRSGGSRLAQALSQAMDGVGHCRLCRTLTEDDLCPQCADTRRDDTLLCVVEGPMDVYAVEQTGFRGRYFVLKGHLSPLDGLGPEAIGIPQLMARIEEAGSFAEVILATNPTVEGEATAHYIAQLLSNKGLIASRIAHGVPLGGELELVDGGTLAHSFAGRKPISL
- a CDS encoding acyl-CoA dehydrogenase family protein, whose translation is MPAFQEYFDPSHQLVRDSVSRFVEREILPDIDQWEEDESFPRELYLKAGTAGILGIGYPEQYGGSHEGDLFAKVAASEELMRCGSGGLVAGLGSLDIGLPPILKWATPDVRDRVVPQVLSGEKISALAITEPGGGSDVANLQTRAVRDGDFYRVSGSKTFITSGVRADYYTVAVRTGEPGFAGISLLMIEKGTPGFTVGRQLKKMGWWASDTAELFFDDCRVPVGNLIGSENMGFACIMGNFQSERLALALMANMTAQLALEESLKWARQREAFGKPIGKFQVIKHRLAEMATELEVSREFTYRQAAKMAAGQSVIKEISMAKNFATDTADRITTDAVQILGGMGYMRESLVERLYRDNRILSIGGGTREVMNEIISKQMGL